The stretch of DNA AAATTTGACCCCTTGTTGATCCGATTCATCACCCCAAGACATCGCCGCATCGCCGCGTCCGCGATTGACACCACCGCTGCCGGGGCGGCCGTTATTGGAATTGGCGCTGCCTTGTTGTCCCGGACCTTGGCACATCCCACCTTGGCATTGCCCCCCTTCGCACTGCCCGTTTGGGCATTGGCCATTTTGGCAAGCTTTGCAATTTTTACGGATCTCTTTCAGTTTATCTTGCTCTTGTTCTAGAAACTTTCGCAGTTGTTCGAGTTGTTGTTGCCGCGCGGCGCCGCCTTTAGCCAGTTTCAGCTTTCCGTTCTTCATCAGTTTTTGCAGGTCATCTTGCATCCCTTGGGGGGCATTGGCGAGGTTGCCATTTTTGCTCAATTTGCTGAGGGCGTCGGCCAATTGTTTTTCCAACAGCAGCTTGCGCTCCAGCGTTAATTTCTCGCCGCTCAATTCGGCCCGCCGTAATTCTTCGGCCGCTTCCGTCGCTTTGGACATGTTGATTTCGGCACTTGTCATCCGCGTTTGCATTCGTTCACGGAGCGCATCCAGCGTTTCCCATTTCTCACTGGTCAAAGGTGACTGTTCGGTCTCTTCGACGAGTCGCTGGATTTCTTCTTTGAGTTTTTCCTCTTCGGCTTCTTCCAACACGGTGGTCGCTTCGAGTTCAGCCAGCAATTCCTCCAACTGTTCGGTGGCATTGCGGGCCGCTGTGTTTTTCAGCACCGGTGCGGTCGAGGCCTCTCTCAAAGGCACAAAACAGGCCGCCACGGCGAACATCAACGGCAACGCCAAATAACTGGCAAAGCGCGTGGGGCGGTATTTGGGCAGTGCCTGACGGTACTGCAGGTCCAACTTTGGCAAGCGGTCTCGCCAAAACGGATCCGGCCGTTCGGTCAGGGTCATCAATAATCCCCCGGTCCCTAGGGCCTCATCCAACAGTGCGACCGAATCGTCGCGACTGCACCAACTGCGGCGGGCATACCACCAGGCGGCGACAGCCGTGGGGACTGCACAAAGGGCGATCCATAAGACGTGCGGCCACAATTGGGGGATCAACAGTTTGACCACCAGCACAATAGTGCCGAAGCTGAAAAGAAAGACAGCGCCAAACTCAGCCGCGCGTCGGAGGAATTCTCCGATGCGCACGCGTTTGAGGAATTGATCGATCCATTTATCCGCGGAACCCATGAGCGCTCCTTGGTCTTTCGGGTGTGAACGAATTCATTGGCACTTCCCGGTCTAAGGCCGAGAGGCCGACGCCGGTTATTGTATCCGTGTCGGCGGTCGTGCGACACCCCTTTTAGGGGCAACAACGCGGTTGGTGCCGTTTTTCGTCGTGTTGGCCGTAGTCGCTTTTCCTCACGCCTCTCGCCTCAAGCCTCCCGTCAGGAGATCGCAACGGCTTTTCCCGTGGCGTGGCTTTCGGACAGCGCTTGTCGCCAGCGGGTTGACTCGGGGGTTTCTTTAGACGGCTCTGCGGGCGTCCATTCGGCTGATTCCAGGTTCGCGATACCGTGATTGCCGACGAGCGTTAATTGGATGCTGGATGACTCAACCGTGCCGCTCTCAAGAGTAGCGAACAACGTGGTACCCGACGCGCACGTGACCAAGACTGTCGCCTGTCGTTGAAGGTCACCACGCACCATCAAGCGTGCCGGCGGACTGTCGAACAATTCCCGCGCCATGCCCATGGCGGTGATACAACCGGATTGGAGGTCCGCATCAGTGCGGGATGATTTGAGGTACACACGCAACGCGACCGGCGATCCAATCTGGCCATTGGCCACCGCTTGCTGGAGCTTGGGTTGTAATTCTAGTAACGTCACCTATGCCTCCCACTGACCTGACAATTTCCGAATACGAGCATACCCGGATCCTTCGTCGCTAGCAAAGCGGCGGGCTGTCGAACTAACGCCGCGACAAAAAATTCGCCAACGCCTCTTGCCAAGGGGGCATTTCCAGGCCGGTTGCATCGGTGAGTTTTTGGCAGGACAACACACTGTAGGGGGGGCGGGCAGCGGGGGCGCCGAATTCGGCGGTTGTTATGGGGCTCAGCTCGACCTGTGTTCCCGATTGACGGAAAATCTCTGCGGCAAACTCGAACCAGGTCATGCTGCCTGAATTGGTGGCGTGATACAAACCGTATTGATCGGTTTCGATCAAGGCCGCAATAGCGCGGGCGACGTCGACCGTCCAACTGGGGGTGCAGCGTTGGTCGTTCACGACGCTTAACTGATCGCGTTCGCTGCCGAGACGTAACATGGTCTCCACAAAATTTCCCTTGCCCCGCGTTGAGGCGATTCCATACAGCCCGCAGGTGCGTATGACGAAATGCCGCGGACAAATGCTGCTGACGAATTCCTCGCCGGCGCGTTTGCTCTGGGCATAGGCGCCTTGCGGGCCGGGGGGATCGTCTTCGGTATAGGGCACCGCACGCTGCGCGTCTTGCCCGAAGACATAGTCGCTGCTGATATGGGCCAATCCAATTCCCAAATCAGCGCACGACTGCGCGAGGTTTTTCGGTCCGGTTGCGTTCACGGCATACGCAACTTCCGGTTCCTCTTCGGCTTTGTCCACCAGGTTGTAAGCGGCGCAATTGATTACGAAATCGGGTTGGATTTCTCGCAACTTGGCCGCGACGTCGTCGGGGCGGGTGATATCTAACTCCGCATGTCCCAAAGGGACCACGTCGTTTCCAAGTAAAGGGAGTAAGTCGCTGGCGAGTTGTCCCCGCGCCCCAGTCAGTGCAATTCGCATGGATGTCGTCGAGCCGAAAGAGAAGGTGATCGTTTGATTAAAATAGAATGATCCCCATTGCAGGCCAACGCAGCAAGGTCGGCGCGCGAATTGATCGTGACTACCATAGCGGATTTCGGGGGCGTTGCGTTAGCAGCAGTTTGAAAAACCAAAGCATTCGCGAGCCGGGGGCCACGACTGGCTAGTCCAGCACTGTTTTTGGTAGTTGCGCGTTTTGCACTGGCGGACAAGCCCCAATCCTGTTCGGCACGGAATTTGCGCCATGGGCTTTGGTAGTCTTTCATAACTGCCAATTTGACGGAGAGGCGCCCTGTGGCCAGGAAGAAAGCGAAGCGGGTTTCCGATGCGGATTTGACCGGACTGAAATATCTGAAACGAATCTCTTCGCTGCTCAAACGCTTGCGGCCCGTCGGCTGCGAACGGGACAAAGCGGGCAATCGCGACTTGTTTTTTGATCAGTATTGCGGGTTGATACTGCTGTACATGTTCAACCCGATCGTCACTTCGCTGCGCGGCATGCAACAAACCAGCCAACTCAAAAAAGTGCAGCGCTTGCTGGGCTGCCAACGGGCTTCGCTGGGTTCGTTGTCCGAAGCGGCACGTGTGTTTGACCCGGAATTGCTGCGGGAAATCGCCGGTGAACTGCTCCAGCGCGCTCCGCAACGCGCCGACTGCGACCCGCGGCTGAAAGACTTCGCGCAGACCTTGACCGCCGTCGACGGCAGCCTGCTGAAGAAGCTGCCGCAAATCACGCAGGCCTGTTTTGCCACCCGCAACGATCGCGGTTTTAAGCTGCACGCGCACTTTGAAATCCTCAAAGGCGTGCCTGTCAAATCGGCAGTCACCGACGCCAGCGGCCAAGGACCGGCCAATGAAAAAAACGTGTTGCGCAGCCAATTGGAACCGGATCGCTGCTACGTGATCGATCGCGGTTACGAACAATTTTCGCTGTTCAACGCGATCGTCGATGTCGGCAGCAGCTACGTTTGCCGCATCCGCAACGACCGCGCGTTTACGGCTGACGAGGTTCGCGAACTGGACGAGGAGGCGCGGGCGGCGGGCGTGTTGGAAGACGCCATCGGCCAACTCGGTTCGCCCAAATCGCGACGGATTGAGCATCCGCAGCATCGCGTGCGGCGGGTGGTGATTCGCGCCGAAACGCATCCCAAGCGAGGCGGACGCAAGCGGGCCGCTGCCACGCACGACGTCGTGCTGGTGACGAACTTGCTGGACGTGCCGGCGGAAATCATCGCGTTGATTTATCGCAGTCGCTGGATGATCGAATTGTACTTTCGGTTTTTGAAACATGTGCTGGGCTGCCGCAAGTTATTAAGCGACTGTGACAACGGAATCGAAATTCAAACGTACTGTGCGATCATCGCTTGCCTGCTGATCAGCCTAGTGACCGGCCGCAAGCCGACGCTGCGGACGTATGAAATGCTTTGTTATTACTTCCAAGGTTTGGCGGATGAAGAAGAACTACTGGCCCACATAAACCGTTTGCCGCCGCACGCCACGACAAGCGTCTAACCCCACTCGCTCCGCGACTCCCCGCAGATGACGAGCCGCTCAACGCTGCGCTGAGACAACTCCCCACCCCACCAACCGCAGCCCTTGCAGCCACGCCCTCCCCCAAAAAACAAGCAAACACACCGCCACCTTGCCATCACGCCCAACAATAGCAACAATCGAGCCGAACAGGATTGGGACAAGCCCACCAGTGGCACCCTTTTTCGGGCGGGCTGTTAGGCGGCGCGACGAATTTGGACATCGACAGCCGCTTGGCGACGCGCCCAAAGGCAGCAAGGGACTTGCGGTCGTGCTGTTTCGTTGGCAATCCATTGGTGCCACTCGAACCGCGAGATGGCTTGTTTCGGCAAGTGCAGCGAAACTGCGATTTTCCCGGCGCGTGGGCGGCGTCCTAACACCCAATTCCAGGTCCGTTGATCAGAGAGCGCGTCGGGCACCATGATCTTGGTCGTCGAACCGGGAAAACGGGAGAACAGCCGCGTATAACAGGAGGGCAGATGTCCCACTGGATTTTGGAGCTGAACAGGATCGTGCCGGACAAGGAACATCAATGATCCGCCGGCACGCAAATACCCGGCCATGTGCGCCGTCCAGCGCAAGGTGGCGTCCTCAAATAGGTCACCAGTCAGCAATTCACTGCCGTGCACGATGACGAGATCAAATTTTCCATCTTCGCCCAGTCGCTGGGCATCGTCCTTCCAGTGGTGAAATTCGACGTCTGGAAGCGTTTGGATGGCGGATTTGAGTGACAAGGCATCTTGTTCGTAGGCGGTCACTTCCAGCGAAAGCCGGTCTAAATGACGCGTGAGCTGCCCGGTCCCACAACCGATTTCCAGGACGCGGGATCCGGGTAACAATTCGTGTTCGGTCACCACATACCGTAGCAATCGCCGGGAATACCGTTCTGGCGGATCGCTGGACGCGATTTTGAGACGAGACTGGGTGGCTGGATTCACGATTTTCCCCTCTCCCTTCCGTGGAATCTGACGGGAATTTGACGACTTGCGGGCGGAGTCTATCTCAGATGGGTGAAATCGGTCAATATGAGCGTGTTGGCCGTGCAAAATGCGCTGGCGAGCAGCAATTTGAGAATTTCATGGAGTAGAAATGCAAACAGCCGGGAGTACTTTTGCGGTGGGGCAGGGACCACAAAAATCCAACATCCGGCTGTTCACGAGTTGGATTCTAGTCACATCAAATTCAGGGAGCAACCTTTTTCTACACTCTTGTTTGATGAAGCAACGGATGCGTGAGGAGTTCCTCGGTCTGCAGTGATCTCTCATGGTCAGAACGACTACAAAGCTGATTGTGGTTGATTTTGTGGTAAGAGTCGTCGAAATCTGACGCATCTGTCTATTTGTGAAGAGGTTGTGAAGATTGTGGGCAGGTCTGGATAAATGCCTCGCAGAACATGTGCGACTAGGTCAACGTGCGGTATGCGCCGAGTGCGGGTCTTCTAGGTAGTATTTCCCCTACCATGGGCAAAAAGTCCTCCTGTGGCACCAAATTCAGCATGTTGCGGCATTTTTTTCTTAGGGTATACCCTATTCCACTTAGACAGTCGGTGGATTGTTGAAAATTCGTGGAGAGCGAATGTTGCCAAATGGTTCGCCAAGGCGTATATACCAACGTCAGCGAAGAAGTTCGCACCGGGGCTGTGGCGGAACTGGCAGACGCGCTGGATTTAGGATCCAGTTCCTTCGGGAGTGCAGGTTCGATTCCTGTCAGCCCCAATTTGTTTTCTTAGAGAAGGACTTACGTCGATTTCGGCGTGAGTCCTGTTTTTGTTTGCGTCCCGGGAAAAATGCTCTCGCGGCATTTGGATGCAAACGTCGTGGCGTCGCCGTATGCGGCTGAACAGTTGGCGGCGATTGCGGTGGGGGAATTGCCGACGCGGCCTTGGTGAATTTTGGGTAGAATTATCGTTGGGCACTTGTACGCTTGGGCTGATCGAAAAAACTTAGCGATGCAGCCTCGCAAAGATCCTTGGGGATCACTGCATATTGACCTGAAGCTAAAGGCAACAATATTGACTGGTTTCCTATTGACCATTCTCGCTGAATTGTTCACTGGTGGGGCCAATGCAAAGTTGGCGGCGGCGGAGGCGTTTGACGCGCCGCCTTTGACTCCGGCGGCGCATCGTTGGCGAATGTTAGCCTTGATCTCGTTCCTGTCTGGAGCGGTCTTGCTACTGGTTGCCTCCATCATGTTTTGTATGAAACCAGAGCTTTTGCTGGATGACATCTTGGGATGGTCGGGCATTGGCTGTTTTCAATTGAGCGTGATCTGTGGTCTCCGATACGCAACGATCAATCGCCGTACACATCAATGACGCTTTCGGTTCAACGGAGACGCTTCAATCCAAGCTGATGAGGCGTCCGGGGCGATTGCTGCGATTTCTCTGATGCGTGAATTTGCGGATCAAAATTTGACTCGCCGCTGTGGTGAGGGGTAGTTTATGAGAACATTTCGAGTTGTTCGCGAAGCGACCACACGTCCGGAAATCTGGGAATTAGGTGATCATGGCCCTCAAAGATCCAGTTGCCGTTTACAACGCGGCGAAGAATACCGAAGCGCAGAACGTTTGTTTTGCCCTGCAGCAATCGGGGATCGAGGCTCACATCATTGAAGACATGTCGCCGGGGGGGATGTGGGCGTTCGGGGCGCTGCCGGAAATCCACAAGCCGCAGGTCTTTGTCGAGAAGGCCGATGTGGAGCGCGCGGTGCCGATCATTGAGGAGTTTGAGCAGACGCAACGCAAACGTCGCGGGGAGGGGAGCGATGACACTGCGGTGAGTGAGACGGTTGAAGCGGAGTGCGAGGGGTGTGGCCGGCGCATGGAGTTTCCCGCCGCTAAAATTGGGACGGTTGAGACCTGTCCGCATTGCGGTGAGTACCTCGACGTGGGCGACGACGATGATGATTTTGACTGGTCGGACGAGGAAGCTGCAGTGGACGAATGAGCCGTCATGCAGTATCGAATCTTCGGATCAAGATTTGACTCACTGTTCCGCAGTCGAGTAGCTTATGTGAACATTTCATTTGATTTGCGGTAGCAGACCGAAGTACGCGCCGCAGGCGTTCACGCGTGCGTGAGAAATTTGGTTTCCTTGAGGGCGATGTCATTGATGGCGAGGTTGGCAAGCACACATCCTTTCCACTCGACCCCTTCCACACAATAGAGACGAGCGCGAGTATGACGATTCAAGTCAGTTGCAACAATTGCGGAAAATCCTACAACGTTTCAGACAACATCGCCGGACGGCAGATTCGTTGTAAGGAGTGTGAAACGATCATCTACGTCCCCGCAGAGGAACCGATTGAGGCGGTCGAGGTTTTGGATGATGATGACGAATTCGGCGAACACGCAGCGCTGCCCCCGAGACGTCGC from Symmachiella dynata encodes:
- the rfbD gene encoding dTDP-4-dehydrorhamnose reductase, which gives rise to MRIALTGARGQLASDLLPLLGNDVVPLGHAELDITRPDDVAAKLREIQPDFVINCAAYNLVDKAEEEPEVAYAVNATGPKNLAQSCADLGIGLAHISSDYVFGQDAQRAVPYTEDDPPGPQGAYAQSKRAGEEFVSSICPRHFVIRTCGLYGIASTRGKGNFVETMLRLGSERDQLSVVNDQRCTPSWTVDVARAIAALIETDQYGLYHATNSGSMTWFEFAAEIFRQSGTQVELSPITTAEFGAPAARPPYSVLSCQKLTDATGLEMPPWQEALANFLSRR
- a CDS encoding IS4 family transposase; the protein is MARKKAKRVSDADLTGLKYLKRISSLLKRLRPVGCERDKAGNRDLFFDQYCGLILLYMFNPIVTSLRGMQQTSQLKKVQRLLGCQRASLGSLSEAARVFDPELLREIAGELLQRAPQRADCDPRLKDFAQTLTAVDGSLLKKLPQITQACFATRNDRGFKLHAHFEILKGVPVKSAVTDASGQGPANEKNVLRSQLEPDRCYVIDRGYEQFSLFNAIVDVGSSYVCRIRNDRAFTADEVRELDEEARAAGVLEDAIGQLGSPKSRRIEHPQHRVRRVVIRAETHPKRGGRKRAAATHDVVLVTNLLDVPAEIIALIYRSRWMIELYFRFLKHVLGCRKLLSDCDNGIEIQTYCAIIACLLISLVTGRKPTLRTYEMLCYYFQGLADEEELLAHINRLPPHATTSV
- a CDS encoding class I SAM-dependent methyltransferase, with the translated sequence MNPATQSRLKIASSDPPERYSRRLLRYVVTEHELLPGSRVLEIGCGTGQLTRHLDRLSLEVTAYEQDALSLKSAIQTLPDVEFHHWKDDAQRLGEDGKFDLVIVHGSELLTGDLFEDATLRWTAHMAGYLRAGGSLMFLVRHDPVQLQNPVGHLPSCYTRLFSRFPGSTTKIMVPDALSDQRTWNWVLGRRPRAGKIAVSLHLPKQAISRFEWHQWIANETARPQVPCCLWARRQAAVDVQIRRAA
- a CDS encoding putative signal transducing protein, with amino-acid sequence MALKDPVAVYNAAKNTEAQNVCFALQQSGIEAHIIEDMSPGGMWAFGALPEIHKPQVFVEKADVERAVPIIEEFEQTQRKRRGEGSDDTAVSETVEAECEGCGRRMEFPAAKIGTVETCPHCGEYLDVGDDDDDFDWSDEEAAVDE